GATCAAGACACCCATGTTGTCCTAATGCCAGAACTGACGAGACGCCCATCCGCGACGGCCGAGCGCAGCCGGGCTGGTACGTTGGCGACCGGCAACGGGACGTGCTGGCGGTGGTCCGATACGGAGGTTGTTCGCGCCGTCGACGCGTCACGTGGACTCCCGAGCTCCCCGTGTTCGAGGTGACGACGGTGCCGTTGGTCAAACGGGCCAGGGGTTCCCGGACACCCGGGGTTGTCCTCCGAATGAGGACACGGGTTCGACGGGCGCAATTCCTTCGGTGGCCTGCCGGTGCAACCACGGGTGGCCCGATCGCCGGTCGGGTTGCCGTTGACGAGACGTCATGGGTGTCTCCATCCTGTCCATCCTGTCGTGCCGTTGACGAGACGTCGTGGGTGTCTCCATCCTGTCTCCATCCTGCCATCGTGGGTGTCTCCATCCTGCCATCCTGGCGCACCCGTGGCGCATGCAGCCACACCGAGGTACGATCCGCCGGAATCACCCAGAGGAGGCGGCCATGGACATCGTCATCAACCCCGAGATCTCGTTGCTCGACCAGGTCAAGATCCAGGCTCAGGTGCTGGTGCCGGTGCTCAAGGCCCTGCGCGCCGAGCTCGGCGCGGACCGCGCCAACCGCCTGGTGACGACCGCGCTGCGCGCGTGGTCGCGCGACATGTTCCTGCGCCTCGGCGCGCTCAAGCCGGGAAGCCCGAGGGACAAGTGGGCGGCACTCAGCGCCGAGCCGGTACCGAGAATCGGTGGCGACATCGACGTGCAGATGCTCAAGCTGGAGCCCGACGCGATGGAGTTCGACGTCACCGGCTGCCGCTACGCAGATTTCTTTCGCGCCATCGGCGAACCCGAGCTGGGAGCCGTCTTGTTGTGCGAGGGAGACGATCACGTCGTCGAAGTCGGCAGCCCGGAGGTGGAGCTGACTCGCGCCCAGACTATCATGAAGGGCGGCAAGCTCTGCGACTTCCGCTACCGCATGACGCCGCAGGGATGACATCCGGCGGCGATCTGCAGCAGGCGCTCGCAAGGTCCCCCGGATCCGCGCGCTGATCAGGAGTCCAAGCCACTGTACGTACGGACCCGCACTCGTGCAGAACGCTGGACGCCGCAACGAAGGGCGTCATTGCCAGTGGAGCCCGCGGGCGCGGCACGATCCTTGTTCGGTACGTGGACACCGATTGCGACATGGTGCCG
This sequence is a window from Candidatus Binatia bacterium. Protein-coding genes within it:
- a CDS encoding L-2-amino-thiazoline-4-carboxylic acid hydrolase, with translation MDIVINPEISLLDQVKIQAQVLVPVLKALRAELGADRANRLVTTALRAWSRDMFLRLGALKPGSPRDKWAALSAEPVPRIGGDIDVQMLKLEPDAMEFDVTGCRYADFFRAIGEPELGAVLLCEGDDHVVEVGSPEVELTRAQTIMKGGKLCDFRYRMTPQG